One Malania oleifera isolate guangnan ecotype guangnan chromosome 9, ASM2987363v1, whole genome shotgun sequence DNA segment encodes these proteins:
- the LOC131163874 gene encoding probable glutathione S-transferase produces the protein MADEVILLDFLHSPFGMRVRIALAEKRVAFERREENLSNKSDFLLKANPVHGKVPVLIHNGKPVCESLVIVQYIDEAWKDKSPPLLPSDPYERAKARFWADFVDKKIYEIQRRLGWGPLKDRAIAKNELIECLKVLEVELGEKTYFGGESFNIVDIAFVPFSARFYAYETFGNFSMAVECPRLVRWVQRCMQKESVAKSLPTQQASYEYLLEREKQLGVL, from the exons ATGGCGGATGAGGTAATTCTGCTGGATTTCTTGCACAGCCCCTTCGGAATGAGGGTGAGAATCGCCCTGGCCGAGAAACGTGTGGCGTTCGAGAGAAGGGAAGAGAACCTGAGCAACAAGAGCGATTTCCTCCTGAAGGCGAACCCGGTTCACGGGAAAGTACCGGTTCTGATCCACAACGGAAAACCGGTTTGTGAATCGCTGGTCATAGTTCAATACATTGATGAGGCTTGGAAGGACAAATCGCCACCGTTGTTGCCTTCAGATCCTTACGAGCGAGCGAAAGCCCGGTTCTGGGCCGACTTTGTAGACAAAAAG ATTTATGAAATTCAACGTCGCTTGGGATGGGGTCCTCTCAAAGATCGAGCAATAGCGAAGAATGAACTCATAGAGTGCCTTAAGGTGTTAGAGGTTGAGCTCGGGGAGAAAACTTACTTTGGGGGTGAAAGTTTCAATATTGTGGACATTGCATTTGTTCCTTTCAGTGCTCGCTTTTATGCCTATGAGACTTTTGGAAACTTCAGCATGGCTGTCGAGTGCCCTAGGTTGGTGAGATGGGTTCAAAGATGCATGCAAAAGGAGAGTGTGGCCAAGTCTCTGCCTACACAGCAAGCAAGTTATGAGTACCTTTTGGAACGCGAAAAGCAATTAGGGGTTCTATAA